One part of the Corallococcus caeni genome encodes these proteins:
- a CDS encoding DNA-methyltransferase, translating to MFAEAAAPALKIVRRSQNDSVFAKRGEAYTLLQGDSLELMAQLPEQSFDLIFADPPYFLSNGGTTCKNGKRVSVAKGQWDVSRGVEEDHAFTTKWLAACQRLLRPTGTLWVSGTQHVIFNAGFAMQKLGYKLLNTVTWYKPNASPNLACRYFTHSTELLIWASPSSGGKLKHVFNYQRMKAENGGKQMRDVWALPRNGDEELTADGAGRMWTQTAPRGEEKAFGSHPTQKPVALLERILEASCPENSLVLDPFNGSGTTGVAALKHGHRYVGIDMNPEYLALSKKRLDATLK from the coding sequence ATGTTCGCGGAAGCTGCTGCCCCTGCCCTGAAGATTGTCCGACGCTCCCAGAACGACAGCGTCTTCGCGAAGCGCGGGGAGGCCTACACGCTGCTGCAGGGCGACAGCCTGGAGCTGATGGCCCAGCTGCCCGAGCAGTCCTTCGACCTCATCTTCGCGGACCCGCCGTACTTCCTCTCCAACGGCGGCACCACCTGCAAGAACGGCAAGCGCGTCTCCGTGGCCAAGGGCCAGTGGGACGTCTCCCGCGGGGTGGAGGAGGACCACGCCTTCACCACGAAGTGGCTCGCGGCCTGCCAGCGCCTGCTGCGCCCCACCGGCACGCTGTGGGTGAGCGGCACGCAGCACGTCATCTTCAACGCCGGCTTCGCCATGCAGAAGCTGGGCTACAAGCTGCTCAACACCGTCACCTGGTACAAGCCCAACGCGAGCCCCAACCTGGCGTGCCGCTACTTCACGCACTCCACGGAGCTGCTCATCTGGGCCTCGCCGTCGTCCGGCGGCAAGCTGAAGCACGTCTTCAACTACCAGCGCATGAAGGCGGAGAACGGCGGCAAGCAGATGCGCGACGTGTGGGCCCTGCCGCGCAACGGTGACGAGGAGCTCACCGCCGACGGCGCCGGCCGCATGTGGACGCAGACGGCCCCGCGCGGCGAGGAGAAGGCCTTCGGCAGCCACCCCACCCAGAAGCCGGTGGCCCTGCTGGAGCGCATCCTGGAGGCGAGCTGCCCGGAGAACTCGCTCGTCCTGGACCCCTTCAACGGCAGCGGCACCACCGGCGTGGCCGCCCTGAAGCACGGCCACCGCTACGTGGGCATCGACATGAACCCGGAGTACCTGGCCCTGTCCAAGAAGCGCCTGGACGCGACCCTCAAGTAG
- a CDS encoding sigma-54-dependent transcriptional regulator, with translation METLLIVDDDVSLLETLTMHFEEIEQDDGQPRYQVVTATSAAAGLKAAQENMPSVVILDMMLPDRTGLEIIEEMKGLCGDARIILVTAYHDMETTIRAMKAGAFDYIHKPFPDPAALDLVVERALEYRQLSRRADEVHRENAVVRLGDIVGTSPSMQQLVKEIGKVASSTATVLINGESGTGKELIARVIHNYSYDEPRPFIGINCSAIVDTLLESELFGHEKGAFTGAVGAKPGKFELAEDGTVFLDEIGDMSLMLQAKLLRVLQEREFERVGGVKRVKLRARVIAATHRHLADEVDQGRFREDLYQRLKVITLVIPPLRERREDIPPLVKHLLERINEKVHKRVTRVPHEVMERLTRLPWRGNVRELENVLTRAVVLAPGDVLRGDDLPALEAHPSGPLDPHRAAGAAGGMFAAPAVDDASLIPTLEEAERQLIARAMAVTKGHKGRTCQILGISRPTLERKLQKFGLAQGQGPQVHPYPVKDAS, from the coding sequence ATGGAGACCCTCCTCATCGTCGACGATGACGTGTCGCTGCTCGAAACCCTCACGATGCACTTCGAGGAGATCGAGCAGGACGACGGGCAGCCGCGCTACCAGGTCGTGACGGCCACCAGCGCCGCCGCGGGCCTCAAGGCCGCCCAGGAGAACATGCCCAGCGTGGTCATCCTGGACATGATGCTCCCGGACCGGACGGGCCTGGAGATCATCGAGGAGATGAAGGGGCTGTGCGGCGACGCGCGCATCATCCTCGTCACCGCCTACCACGACATGGAGACGACCATCCGGGCCATGAAGGCCGGTGCGTTCGACTACATCCACAAGCCCTTCCCGGACCCGGCCGCGCTGGACCTCGTCGTGGAGCGCGCGCTGGAGTACCGCCAGCTGTCGCGCCGCGCGGATGAGGTCCACCGCGAGAACGCCGTCGTCCGCCTGGGCGACATCGTGGGCACCAGCCCCTCCATGCAGCAGCTGGTGAAGGAGATAGGCAAGGTCGCGAGCAGCACCGCGACGGTGCTGATCAACGGCGAGAGCGGCACGGGCAAGGAGCTCATCGCCCGCGTCATCCACAACTACTCCTACGACGAGCCCCGCCCCTTCATCGGCATCAACTGCTCCGCCATCGTGGACACGCTCTTGGAGAGCGAGCTGTTCGGCCACGAGAAGGGCGCCTTCACCGGCGCCGTGGGCGCCAAGCCCGGCAAGTTCGAGCTGGCCGAGGACGGCACCGTCTTCCTGGATGAGATTGGCGACATGTCGCTGATGCTCCAGGCGAAGCTGTTGCGCGTGCTCCAGGAGCGCGAGTTCGAGCGCGTGGGCGGCGTCAAGCGCGTGAAGCTGCGCGCCCGCGTCATCGCCGCCACCCACCGCCACCTCGCGGACGAGGTGGACCAGGGCCGCTTCCGCGAGGACCTCTACCAGCGCCTCAAGGTCATCACCCTCGTCATCCCGCCCTTGCGCGAGCGGCGCGAGGACATCCCCCCGCTGGTGAAGCACCTGCTGGAGCGCATCAACGAGAAGGTGCACAAGCGCGTCACCCGCGTGCCCCACGAGGTGATGGAGCGCCTCACGCGCCTGCCCTGGCGCGGCAACGTGCGCGAGCTGGAGAACGTCCTCACCCGCGCCGTCGTGCTCGCCCCCGGCGACGTGCTCCGGGGCGACGACCTGCCCGCCCTGGAGGCCCACCCGTCAGGCCCCCTGGACCCCCACCGCGCCGCCGGCGCCGCGGGCGGCATGTTCGCGGCCCCCGCCGTGGACGACGCCAGCCTCATCCCCACCCTGGAAGAGGCCGAGCGGCAGCTCATTGCCCGCGCCATGGCCGTCACGAAGGGTCACAAGGGGCGCACATGTCAGATCCTGGGCATCAGCCGTCCGACCCTTGAACGAAAGCTTCAAAAGTTCGGTCTTGCACAGGGTCAGGGTCCACAGGTGCACCCTTATCCCGTGAAGGATGCTTCCTGA
- a CDS encoding MutS-related protein, protein MPVPNESPSPHRTYTDRRAAAQADLTALDRVSARYANLRTVAFVAALVIAALTLMGRLPKPWWWAAAGALAVYGLLAVLHHQVFLKEQRARLFVLLNERGLARLEGGWHSFTDTGERFLSPNHLYATDLDVFGQGSLFQLINETATRAGEERLAAWLSAPATAETVVTRQGAARELAPRVDFRQELCVDARVVAKDKADPALFIQWAEAGPSLDAIRWSRPLAVLLPPVTLTLFILGTVGVIPDSLVWLGLFAQLGIAVATRRTLKRMDDAVEQGERGFVRYASLFERVEGQTFEHPRLKQLQSGLRAEGGPPVSALFRRFSQLYSLIEFKRHQFHALVHWLTLWDIHALFALEGWRAAHGRDVRQWFEGLAELEALCCLGGLAHDRPAFTWPQLEAQGPSVMATALGHPLLDAPVPNDVSLPGPRHALLITGSNMSGKTTLMRALGANVVLALAGAPVCAATFRLSPVQVLTSMRVKDSLERGVSYFHAEVLRLKTVLDAAAAAKGQALFLLDEILLGTNTRERQIASREVLRLLLASGACGAVTTHDLSLAVLADEPGSHVVNVHFRDHLEDGKMVFDYRLRQGVVDTTNALRVLRLAGVPVNDPDAPAS, encoded by the coding sequence GTGCCCGTCCCCAACGAGTCCCCGAGCCCCCATCGCACGTACACCGACCGCCGCGCGGCCGCCCAGGCGGACCTGACGGCGCTGGACCGCGTCAGCGCGAGGTACGCCAACCTGCGCACCGTGGCCTTCGTGGCGGCGCTCGTCATCGCGGCGCTGACGCTGATGGGCCGGCTGCCCAAGCCCTGGTGGTGGGCCGCGGCGGGCGCGCTCGCCGTCTATGGCCTGCTGGCGGTGCTGCACCACCAGGTGTTCCTCAAGGAGCAGCGCGCGCGCCTCTTCGTCCTCCTCAACGAGCGGGGCCTCGCGCGGCTGGAGGGCGGCTGGCATTCCTTCACCGACACGGGTGAGCGGTTCCTCTCCCCCAATCACTTGTATGCGACGGACCTGGATGTCTTTGGCCAGGGCAGCCTCTTCCAGCTCATCAACGAGACGGCGACGCGCGCGGGCGAGGAGCGGCTGGCGGCGTGGCTGTCCGCGCCCGCGACCGCGGAGACGGTGGTGACCCGGCAGGGCGCCGCGCGCGAGCTGGCCCCGCGCGTGGACTTCCGCCAGGAGCTCTGCGTGGACGCCCGCGTGGTGGCGAAGGACAAGGCGGACCCGGCCCTCTTCATCCAGTGGGCGGAGGCCGGGCCGTCGCTGGACGCCATCCGCTGGTCACGTCCGCTGGCCGTGCTGCTGCCCCCGGTGACGCTCACCCTCTTCATCCTGGGCACGGTGGGCGTGATTCCAGACAGCCTCGTGTGGCTGGGCCTGTTCGCGCAGCTGGGCATCGCGGTGGCCACGCGCCGCACGCTGAAGCGGATGGACGACGCCGTGGAGCAGGGCGAGCGCGGCTTCGTGCGCTACGCGTCCCTCTTCGAGCGCGTGGAGGGACAGACCTTCGAGCACCCGCGCCTGAAGCAGCTCCAGTCCGGCCTGCGGGCGGAAGGCGGCCCCCCGGTGTCCGCGCTGTTCCGGCGCTTCAGCCAGCTGTACTCGCTCATCGAGTTCAAGCGGCACCAGTTCCACGCCCTGGTGCACTGGCTCACGCTCTGGGACATCCACGCCCTCTTCGCGCTGGAGGGCTGGAGGGCCGCCCATGGACGCGACGTGCGCCAGTGGTTCGAGGGGCTCGCGGAACTGGAGGCCCTCTGCTGCCTGGGCGGGCTCGCCCATGACCGCCCCGCCTTCACCTGGCCCCAGCTGGAGGCCCAGGGCCCGAGCGTGATGGCCACCGCGCTGGGACACCCGCTCCTGGACGCGCCCGTGCCCAACGACGTGTCCCTGCCCGGTCCGCGCCACGCACTGCTGATCACGGGCTCCAACATGAGCGGCAAGACGACGCTGATGCGCGCGCTGGGCGCCAACGTGGTGCTCGCGCTGGCGGGCGCGCCGGTGTGCGCGGCGACGTTCCGGCTGTCCCCGGTGCAGGTGCTCACCAGCATGCGCGTGAAGGACTCGCTGGAGCGCGGCGTGTCGTACTTCCACGCGGAGGTGCTGCGGCTGAAGACGGTGCTGGACGCGGCGGCCGCCGCGAAGGGCCAGGCCCTGTTCCTGCTGGACGAAATCCTGCTGGGCACCAACACCCGCGAGCGACAGATTGCCTCGCGCGAGGTGCTGCGGCTCCTGCTCGCCTCCGGCGCGTGTGGCGCGGTGACGACGCATGATTTGTCATTGGCGGTGCTGGCGGACGAGCCGGGCTCGCACGTGGTGAACGTCCACTTCCGCGACCACCTGGAGGACGGGAAGATGGTGTTCGACTACCGGCTCCGGCAGGGGGTGGTGGACACCACCAACGCGCTGCGGGTGCTGCGCCTGGCGGGCGTCCCGGTGAACGACCCGGACGCCCCGGCCTCCTGA
- a CDS encoding 3-hydroxyacyl-CoA dehydrogenase/enoyl-CoA hydratase family protein, producing the protein MTTRIRKVAVLGAGVMGSGIAAHLANSGVRALLLDIVPPKAAPGEDTASKAFRNKFAQGALANLRKAKPSPIVSEQVLAAIEVGNLEDDLARLGECDWIIEVVKEDLAVKQALFAKVEKHARKDAIISSNTSGLSIVGMTEGRGAEFKKNFLVTHFFNPVRYMKLLELVAGQETNPEVVKTVHKFGEEVLGKGIVYGKDTTNFIANRIGVYGMMRTISEMQKTEMSIEEVDKIFGPAMGRPKSAVFRTADIVGLDTFTHVAKNCYDTLTHDEERDVFAAPDFLQKMVEKGMLGDKTGGGFYKKDRASGGKDILALDLKSLEYRPQAKVRFDSLGAAKDIENVKERVASVMNADDKAGKFAERVTLDVLAYSSRRIPEIADDLVNVDRGVRWGFGWDLGPFEVWDAYGVQKGVERMKALGLKPAAWVEEMLAKGRTSFYGVQDGRDTYWDIPSKSVKPVQENARTFRVEYLKRGNKKITGNDSASLWDMGDGATLLEFHSKMNSIDDDIIAMMNTALDETEKNFKGLVIGNDGSNFSAGANIMAMLMAAKSEDFDSIRKMASAFQAANQRMRYSPVPVVTAPFNLTLGGGAEVTMGGNAVQASAELYMGLVEVGVGLIPGGGGTMMLLRNVFGAYAADKDFDALPFLKKVFLAIGTAKVATSAEEAREFGFLSQQDGITGNRDFLLSDAKSRVLGLANGGFRPPRPTRFRLPGPNGAATIDMMLYDMQLNNQISAHDRKIAQKLARVLSGGDTSPSVLVTEEKLLELEMEAFLSLIGEEKTQDRMMFMLEKGKPLRN; encoded by the coding sequence ATGACGACCCGGATCCGAAAAGTGGCGGTGCTTGGCGCTGGCGTGATGGGCAGCGGCATCGCCGCGCATCTGGCCAACTCCGGCGTGCGCGCCCTGTTGCTGGACATCGTTCCGCCCAAGGCTGCTCCGGGCGAGGACACCGCCTCCAAGGCGTTCCGCAACAAGTTCGCTCAAGGAGCGCTGGCCAACCTGCGCAAGGCGAAGCCCAGCCCCATCGTGTCCGAGCAGGTGCTGGCCGCCATCGAAGTGGGCAACCTGGAGGACGACCTCGCGCGGCTGGGCGAGTGCGATTGGATCATCGAGGTGGTGAAGGAGGACCTGGCCGTCAAGCAGGCCCTGTTCGCCAAGGTGGAGAAGCACGCCCGCAAGGACGCCATCATCTCCTCCAACACCTCCGGCCTCTCCATCGTGGGCATGACCGAAGGCCGCGGCGCGGAGTTCAAGAAGAACTTCCTCGTCACGCACTTCTTCAACCCCGTGCGCTACATGAAGCTGCTGGAGCTCGTGGCGGGCCAGGAGACGAACCCGGAGGTCGTGAAGACCGTCCACAAGTTCGGTGAAGAGGTCCTGGGCAAGGGCATCGTCTACGGCAAGGACACCACCAACTTCATCGCGAACCGCATCGGCGTGTACGGGATGATGCGGACCATCTCCGAGATGCAGAAGACGGAGATGTCCATCGAAGAGGTGGACAAGATCTTCGGCCCGGCCATGGGCCGTCCCAAGTCCGCCGTGTTCCGCACCGCGGACATCGTGGGCCTGGACACGTTCACCCACGTGGCGAAGAACTGCTACGACACGCTGACCCACGACGAGGAGCGCGACGTCTTCGCCGCCCCCGACTTCCTCCAGAAGATGGTGGAGAAGGGGATGCTGGGCGACAAGACGGGCGGCGGCTTCTACAAGAAGGACCGCGCCTCCGGCGGCAAGGACATCCTCGCGCTGGACCTGAAGTCGCTGGAGTACCGGCCGCAGGCCAAGGTGCGCTTCGACTCGCTGGGCGCCGCGAAGGACATCGAGAACGTCAAGGAGCGCGTGGCGTCCGTGATGAACGCGGACGACAAGGCCGGCAAGTTCGCCGAGCGCGTCACCCTGGACGTGCTGGCGTACTCCAGCCGCCGCATCCCGGAAATCGCCGACGACCTGGTCAACGTGGACCGCGGCGTGCGCTGGGGCTTCGGCTGGGACCTGGGCCCCTTCGAGGTCTGGGACGCCTACGGTGTCCAGAAGGGCGTGGAGCGCATGAAGGCGCTGGGCCTCAAGCCCGCCGCCTGGGTGGAGGAGATGCTGGCCAAGGGCCGCACGTCCTTCTACGGCGTGCAGGACGGCCGCGACACCTACTGGGACATCCCGTCCAAGTCCGTGAAGCCGGTGCAGGAGAACGCGCGCACGTTCCGCGTGGAGTACTTGAAGCGCGGCAACAAGAAGATCACCGGCAACGACAGCGCGTCGCTGTGGGACATGGGCGACGGCGCGACGCTCCTGGAGTTCCACTCCAAGATGAACTCCATCGACGATGACATCATCGCGATGATGAACACCGCGCTGGATGAGACGGAGAAGAACTTCAAGGGCCTGGTCATCGGCAACGACGGGTCCAACTTCTCCGCCGGCGCGAACATCATGGCCATGCTGATGGCGGCCAAGAGCGAGGACTTCGACTCCATCCGCAAGATGGCGTCCGCGTTCCAGGCCGCGAACCAGCGCATGCGCTACAGCCCCGTGCCCGTCGTGACGGCGCCCTTCAACCTCACGCTGGGCGGCGGCGCGGAGGTCACCATGGGTGGCAACGCGGTGCAGGCCAGCGCGGAGCTGTACATGGGCCTCGTGGAAGTGGGCGTGGGCCTCATCCCGGGCGGCGGCGGCACCATGATGCTGCTGCGCAACGTGTTCGGCGCCTACGCGGCGGACAAGGACTTCGACGCGCTGCCCTTCCTCAAGAAGGTGTTCCTCGCCATCGGCACCGCGAAGGTGGCGACGAGCGCGGAGGAGGCCCGCGAGTTCGGCTTCCTGTCGCAGCAGGACGGCATCACGGGCAACCGCGACTTCCTCCTGTCGGACGCGAAGTCGCGCGTGCTGGGGCTGGCGAACGGCGGCTTCCGCCCGCCGCGTCCCACGCGCTTCCGGCTGCCGGGCCCCAACGGCGCGGCCACCATCGACATGATGCTGTACGACATGCAGCTCAACAATCAGATCAGCGCCCACGACCGGAAGATCGCCCAGAAGCTGGCGCGCGTGCTCTCCGGTGGTGACACCAGCCCGTCCGTGCTGGTGACCGAGGAGAAGCTGCTGGAGCTGGAGATGGAAGCGTTCCTGAGCCTCATCGGCGAGGAGAAGACCCAGGACCGCATGATGTTCATGCTCGAGAAGGGCAAGCCGCTGCGCAACTAG
- the mrpC gene encoding Crp/Fnr family transcriptional regulator MrpC, with protein sequence MHGFNRPLGPIGSNVVAPLQATSSGMMVTANKLVPGQEAIDFKGYFKVESFPHNSTIYRPGDTSDRVYLLKSGRVRLMRIGKNSTRSVVSILRPGDLFGELFRPEGTPIEEMAVAAGEAEVWSIEGRDFRAQLEARPALAVDVVRAYADRVRSLRKRVLGLTFKEVPARLADTLLTLVEAHGERCPHGGETDLRGITQQDLADLVGASRSFVSTLINEMKREGVLGNVGRILCVRDQKALRKLASKEK encoded by the coding sequence ATGCACGGCTTCAACCGCCCCCTCGGCCCCATCGGTTCCAATGTCGTGGCGCCCCTGCAGGCGACGTCGTCCGGGATGATGGTGACCGCGAACAAGCTGGTCCCCGGCCAGGAGGCCATCGACTTCAAGGGGTACTTCAAGGTCGAGTCCTTCCCGCACAACTCGACCATCTACCGCCCCGGCGACACGTCGGACCGCGTGTACCTGCTGAAGTCCGGCCGCGTGCGCCTGATGCGCATTGGCAAGAACAGCACCCGCTCGGTGGTGTCCATCCTGCGCCCGGGCGACCTGTTCGGCGAGCTGTTCCGCCCCGAGGGCACGCCCATCGAGGAGATGGCCGTGGCGGCGGGCGAGGCCGAGGTGTGGAGCATCGAGGGCCGTGACTTCCGCGCCCAGCTGGAGGCCCGTCCGGCCCTGGCGGTGGACGTGGTGCGCGCCTACGCGGACCGCGTGCGCTCGCTGCGCAAGCGCGTGCTGGGCCTGACCTTCAAGGAAGTGCCGGCCCGTCTGGCGGACACCCTCCTGACGCTGGTGGAGGCGCACGGCGAGCGCTGCCCGCACGGCGGTGAGACGGACCTGCGCGGCATCACCCAGCAGGACCTGGCGGACCTGGTGGGCGCCTCGCGCTCCTTCGTGTCCACGCTCATCAACGAGATGAAGCGCGAGGGCGTGCTCGGCAACGTCGGCCGCATCCTCTGCGTGCGTGACCAGAAGGCCCTGCGCAAGCTGGCCTCCAAGGAGAAGTAA
- the rpmE gene encoding 50S ribosomal protein L31, which produces MKPEMHPVYPPARITCACGNIVETKSTRGSFSVEVCSNCHPFFTGKYKLLDTAGRIDRFKKKYANNAPAAKKGAKAAEPEKA; this is translated from the coding sequence ATGAAGCCCGAAATGCACCCGGTCTATCCGCCCGCCCGCATCACCTGCGCTTGCGGCAACATCGTCGAGACCAAGTCCACGCGCGGCTCGTTCAGCGTGGAAGTCTGCTCGAACTGCCACCCGTTCTTCACCGGCAAGTACAAGCTGCTGGACACGGCCGGCCGCATCGACCGCTTCAAGAAGAAGTACGCGAACAACGCGCCGGCCGCCAAGAAGGGCGCGAAGGCCGCCGAGCCCGAGAAGGCGTAG
- a CDS encoding thiolase family protein, which yields MSGRVVIASAVRTPFTRAHKGEFKDTRPDTLAALAIKEAVAQVPGLKPTDVEDVILGCAMPEAEQGMNVARNASLLAGLPDTVPGMTINRFCSSGVQSVAQAAQGIKSGMMQVAIAGGTESMTMVPMGGNKVSANPEIMEKIPEVYTSMGATAENIATRYSVTREDADKFAAESQRRAATAREQGKFKEEIFPVTTTMFDEDGTKKEVTVSVDTILRPETTVEGLAKLRPAFNAKGVVTAGNASPLTDGAAAAVVMSEEKAKELNVKPLGYFVDYVVAGVPPEIMGVGPVPAIRKLLERNKLKIEDISVFELNEAFAAQALHCIRELGIPLDKVNPNGGAIALGHPLGVSGARMVATILRELKRRDGRYGVVSMCIGGGMGAAALVELAK from the coding sequence ATGTCCGGTCGAGTCGTGATTGCCAGCGCGGTGCGCACCCCCTTCACCCGCGCCCACAAGGGAGAGTTCAAGGACACGCGTCCGGATACGCTCGCGGCCCTTGCCATCAAGGAAGCCGTCGCCCAGGTCCCCGGCCTGAAGCCGACGGACGTGGAGGACGTCATCCTGGGCTGTGCCATGCCGGAAGCCGAGCAGGGCATGAACGTGGCCCGCAACGCGAGCCTGCTCGCGGGGCTGCCGGACACCGTTCCGGGCATGACCATCAACCGCTTCTGTTCCTCCGGCGTGCAGTCCGTGGCGCAGGCGGCGCAGGGCATCAAGTCCGGGATGATGCAGGTGGCCATCGCCGGCGGCACCGAGTCCATGACCATGGTGCCCATGGGTGGCAACAAGGTCTCCGCGAACCCGGAGATCATGGAGAAGATCCCGGAGGTCTACACCTCCATGGGTGCCACCGCGGAGAACATCGCCACGCGCTACAGCGTCACGCGTGAGGACGCGGACAAGTTCGCGGCGGAGAGCCAGCGCCGCGCGGCCACCGCGCGCGAGCAGGGGAAGTTCAAGGAGGAGATCTTCCCCGTCACCACGACGATGTTCGACGAGGACGGCACGAAGAAGGAAGTCACCGTCTCCGTGGACACCATCCTGCGCCCGGAGACGACGGTGGAGGGCCTGGCCAAGCTGCGCCCGGCCTTCAACGCCAAGGGCGTGGTGACGGCGGGCAACGCGTCGCCGCTGACGGACGGCGCGGCGGCCGCGGTGGTGATGAGCGAGGAGAAGGCGAAGGAGCTCAACGTCAAGCCGCTGGGCTACTTCGTGGACTACGTGGTCGCTGGCGTGCCGCCTGAAATCATGGGCGTGGGCCCGGTGCCCGCCATCCGCAAGCTGCTGGAGCGCAACAAGCTGAAGATTGAAGACATCAGCGTGTTCGAGCTCAACGAGGCCTTCGCCGCGCAGGCGCTGCACTGCATCCGCGAGCTGGGCATCCCGCTGGACAAGGTGAACCCGAACGGCGGCGCCATCGCCCTGGGCCACCCGCTGGGCGTGTCCGGCGCGCGCATGGTGGCCACCATCCTGCGCGAGCTGAAGCGCCGGGACGGCCGCTACGGCGTGGTGAGCATGTGCATCGGCGGCGGCATGGGTGCCGCGGCGCTGGTGGAGCTGGCGAAGTAG
- a CDS encoding M1 family metallopeptidase has translation MARLDPHSYNDSTQPETETLDWKARVDFRTRRLHAEATLTLKEASAGPLDLDTRDLDIRGVVDAQGRPLPYILSPPEPILGSRLRIELPAGVKQLTVRYRTSPEASALQWLSPPQTAGGQQPFLFSQCQAIHARSVVPLQDTPRIRIRYRASLRVPKQLKSVMAASFVAREEHGVEAEEHYEMPQPVPPYLLAFAVGSLTSKELGPRSRVWAEPEALEDAADEFAGVDDMLKAAESLFGPYDWERFDLLLMPPSFPYGGMENPRLTFLTPTLIAGDKSLVNVVAHELAHSWTGNLVTNASAEHFWLNEGFTVFAERRILEALAGPEVAALHAALGRRSLDEALHHFRAHPQLTALRTHLAGVDPDEAFSQIPYEKGYLLLRALEDAVGRPTFDGFLRRYLAKYRFQALTTEEFVRFTEGELPGALAKVDADAYLNRPGVPESAPRPASARLEALEKLRGKVPSQADTKDWTPTEWQLFLESMPADTSKDVFRELDAKYSLTGSRNSEVLVAWLVAALRAGFDAPLGRAEEFLGEVGRMKYLKPLYSVLASSRDHRKVARAAFEKHGARYHPIARQGVELILARA, from the coding sequence ATGGCTCGCCTCGACCCGCACTCGTACAACGACAGCACGCAGCCTGAGACCGAAACGCTGGACTGGAAGGCGCGCGTCGATTTCCGGACGCGCCGCCTGCACGCGGAGGCCACGCTGACGCTCAAGGAGGCGTCAGCGGGGCCCCTCGACCTGGACACCCGCGACCTGGACATCCGGGGCGTGGTGGATGCCCAGGGTCGCCCCTTGCCCTACATCCTCTCCCCTCCCGAGCCCATCCTGGGAAGCCGGCTGCGGATTGAGCTGCCCGCGGGGGTGAAGCAGCTCACGGTGCGCTACCGGACCTCTCCGGAGGCCAGCGCCCTGCAGTGGCTGTCCCCGCCGCAGACGGCGGGCGGGCAGCAGCCGTTCCTGTTCAGCCAGTGCCAGGCCATCCACGCGCGCAGCGTGGTGCCGCTGCAGGACACGCCGCGCATCCGCATCCGCTACCGCGCGTCCCTGCGCGTGCCCAAGCAGCTCAAGTCCGTGATGGCGGCGTCCTTCGTGGCGCGCGAGGAGCACGGCGTGGAGGCGGAGGAGCACTACGAGATGCCGCAGCCGGTGCCCCCGTACCTGCTGGCGTTCGCGGTGGGCAGCCTCACGTCGAAGGAGCTGGGGCCGCGCTCGCGGGTGTGGGCGGAGCCGGAGGCGCTGGAGGACGCGGCGGACGAGTTCGCGGGCGTGGACGACATGCTCAAGGCCGCGGAGTCGCTCTTCGGGCCGTACGACTGGGAGCGCTTCGACCTGCTCCTGATGCCGCCGTCGTTCCCGTACGGCGGCATGGAGAACCCGCGCCTGACGTTCCTCACGCCCACGCTCATCGCGGGGGACAAGAGCCTGGTGAACGTGGTGGCGCACGAGCTGGCGCACTCGTGGACGGGCAACCTGGTGACGAACGCGTCCGCGGAGCACTTCTGGCTCAACGAGGGCTTCACCGTCTTCGCGGAGCGCCGCATCCTGGAGGCGCTGGCGGGGCCGGAGGTCGCGGCGCTGCACGCGGCCCTGGGGCGCCGGTCGCTGGACGAGGCGCTGCACCACTTCCGCGCGCACCCGCAGCTCACCGCGCTGCGCACGCACCTGGCCGGCGTGGACCCCGACGAGGCCTTCTCCCAGATTCCCTACGAGAAGGGCTACCTGCTGCTGCGCGCGCTGGAGGACGCGGTGGGCCGTCCCACCTTCGACGGCTTCCTGCGCCGCTACCTGGCGAAATACCGCTTCCAGGCGCTCACCACGGAGGAGTTCGTCCGCTTCACGGAAGGCGAGCTGCCCGGCGCGCTGGCGAAGGTGGACGCGGACGCGTACCTGAACCGGCCCGGCGTGCCGGAGAGCGCGCCCCGCCCTGCCTCCGCGCGGCTGGAGGCGCTGGAGAAGCTGCGCGGGAAGGTGCCTTCGCAGGCGGACACGAAGGACTGGACGCCCACCGAGTGGCAGCTGTTCCTGGAGTCCATGCCGGCGGACACGTCCAAGGACGTCTTCCGGGAGCTGGACGCGAAGTACTCGCTCACCGGGAGCCGCAACTCGGAGGTGCTGGTGGCGTGGCTGGTGGCGGCGCTGCGCGCGGGCTTCGACGCGCCGCTCGGCCGGGCCGAGGAGTTCCTCGGTGAGGTGGGCCGGATGAAGTACCTGAAGCCGCTCTACAGCGTGCTCGCCTCGTCGCGCGACCACCGCAAGGTGGCGCGCGCGGCGTTCGAGAAGCACGGGGCCAGGTACCACCCCATCGCGCGGCAGGGAGTCGAGCTCATCCTCGCCCGCGCGTGA